AGGGGGAATCGATGAGTATGTGGATCTCCTCCGTTCCCGCCTCCAGCAGCGCATCCACGATTCCAGCGATGATGGCCGGCGGCGTTGAGAGAGGCTGAAAGTCAGCGTGCTCGCTAACTCCTGCCTCCTGGGCAATCCTCCTCAAGCGCTCGTTCGAGAGGAATACGCCGGAGGATACTTCAGCGTCGGGGACCACGAGCACCCTGCGGTGCCTCTTCAATCCGGTTAGCAGCTCTTCCATCAACACCCTTGACACGGCGTAGTTGGCCTGGGGTGGTGGAAGCCAGTCGGGGACTCTAGCAGCGTAAAGGTCGCCCTCAACGCCGGACCATACCTCGAGCGTGCGGTTGGGTTTTATCGGCTTGTAGAGGCTAGGGTCGAGCGTGGGCTTGAACCAGCCCGGCGCCGGCTCCCCCACCTGCTCGATCCCCACCCTCTCAAGGCGATCGACCGTGCTCGTAGACGTCACACCTGATCCTTGAACCCTCAAACGCTGCTCTTTTAACGCCACCGCTCCGTGGAGATGGGATGAGGGTTAAGGTTGTATCGCTTGACCTAGACGGTACGCTGGTATCGAGGGATTACGTGGACTACTTCTGGCTGGAGCTCGTGCCGAGGTTGTACGCGGAGAGGTGGGGGTTACCGCTCAGCGAGGCGAAGAGGAGAGTGCTGGAGCAGTACGACGAGGTAGGCCCCAAGGATCTCCGCTGGTACAAGCCTAGGTACTGGTTCGAGAGGTTCGGGCTTGACAGCAACCTGCTCCTCCACGCTCTGCAGGAAGCAGCCCAACTCGTCAAACCTTACAGCGACGCGCTCGAACTGCTGAGGTGGGCGAGCGGGAGGTTCAGGATCGTCGTCTGCACCAGCGCTTCCCGGGAGTTCGTCAACATCGTCTTCGAGCGAGTCCCCGAGCTGCGGGAGCACGTCTCCCGCGTGTTCTCCAGCGTCTCCGACTACGCGCTTCCGGGCAAACCCCCCGAGTTCTACCTTAAGGTGCTCGACGAGTTGAAGATCGAGCCGGGCGAGCTACTCCACGTCGGCGATGACGATGAGGCCGACTGTAGAGTACCACGGTCACTCGGGATCCGCGCGTACGTAGTGGACCGGAGCGGAGAGCGTGGGCTCAAGAGCCTCCTCGACTTGCTACCTTTATTAGAGACGGATCAACCTTAGCGTCGATGGAGATCAAAGCCGTGCTCGCCGAAGCCCTGAGGTGCATTGAGAAAGCACGAGGGCTATACCCCCCCAAGAGCGAAGTCGAGCTTTCGGCGCTTAAATGGGAGCTGTACGCTGCTCTCCAAAACTTCCTGGACGCGGTAGCTATGCTGGTCTCTGATCTTGGATTAAGGAAGCCTGCGAGCTACTCGGAGCTCGGCGGAGTACTCGTCGAGGCAGGGCTCGCAACCTCTGAGCTTAAGGAAACAATCGCTACGGTGGCGAAAGCCAGGAACTCGCTGGCGCACGCTTATAGGAGGATCTCGCTTGAGGATTTAGGCGCACTAATCGAAGGTTTACTGCCCGCGGTCGTAAGGAGTATCGAAGTCCTCCTCAGATTGAGCGAAGACAGAGGCTTAGACCCGCACAGTGGTATTGAAAGCAGAGAAGCAGACCGGTTGCAGCAGGTTTTTAGGAAACACGGCGTGCTGATCGCCTACCTCTTCGGCAGTAGGGCCCGGGGAGCAGCCAGGGTGGATAGCGACTACGATATCGCCGTACTCTTCGGTAGGGAGGTAACACTAACCGACGAGATCGGGCTTTCCCTTGAAATCGCTAAGGCCCTCCTCGAGCCACCAGAGAAGGTGGACGTAGTGGCGCTGGATCGGGCGGACCCCCTCCTCAAGCTCCGAGTGCTCAGAGAGGGTAAGCTCCTCTACGCGTTGAGTGACGAGTATAGAAGAGTGTGGGAGAGGAGGACGTACGTGGAGGCTTTAGCGGAGCTCGACTTCTACAGCGTCTACCTGAGACGGGCGTTAAAGTTGCGAGTAAAAAACCCGTGATGGTACGGATATAGTTTATAACCCCCCTAGCGAGGCACACCCTTAGGGGGCCGTAGTCTAGCTTGGTAGGATGCCAGCCTGGGGGCGTACCCCGAGGTAGAGAGCGACAGAGCGCTGGTGATCCCGGGTTCAAGTCCCGGCGGCCCCACCATAAAGCGGATGGTTGTTCCCAACCCCTAACTCGTGCTTAAGCGATCAATGGAGACGGCGCTGAGAATAGAGAAGCTTTAACCCCATCCTCGTTACCGGTAATCAGAAGTTATGGCCGCTACACGGCTGCATAGCATTCGTTGCTGCGACACTTCTTTATCTCGGCGTGTAGCGCGTGGCGCGTGGGAGAGCTCAAGCGGGAGCTCGGGTTGTGGTACGCGACACTATTCGGCATCGGCTTGATCCTCGGCGCCGGGATATACGTCCTAGTGGGTCGAGCGGCAGGCCTCGTCGGGGATGCTGTCTGGATGAGCGTGGCCTTCTCGGGTCTCATCGCCGTCTTTACGGCCCTCTCTTACGCTGAGCTGTCCAGCATGTTCCCCTTCGCCTCGAGCACCTTCAGGTACGTTGCTGAGGCCTTCCCAGCTAACCGTCTACTTGCCTTTCTAGCTGGATGGCTCCTCTTCTTCGGCGCTGTTTCGGGCGCTGCAACAGCATCGCTGGGTTTCGCCAGCTACTTTGTAGCGCTGAGCGGACAGATCGGCCTCCTCGTGCCCGCCTCGCTGGCTCTACTGGCCCTTCTCACGCTACTGAACTGGTGGGGGATTAAGGAGTCGGCGGCGCTCTCCTCGATATTCACACTCGTTGAAGCGACCGGGTTGCTGATCGTTATAGCCCTCGGCTTCCTCAAGCCGCTACGGCAACCCAGCTACTTCTCCTTCAACCCGAGCGTTGACCCTCTCGTCGCCGTGATGGTGGGCGCAGCGATCTTCTACTTCGCCTACACCGGCTTCGAGTTCCAACCAACGCTGAGCGAGGAGACGAGAGAGGCTGAAAGAGTGATGCCGAAAGCGATAGTCCTCGCCACAGCCGTCACAACGATGCTGTACTTGGCCGTCAGCTTAGCGGCCGTCCGTTTGATGAGCTGGGAGGAGCTGGGGGTGAGCAAGGCCCCCCTAGCCGACGCCGTCTCCCGGGTCTGGAGCGAAGCCGGAAGCTTGCTGATGGTGATCGCGCTCTTCGCCACGACGAACACGTCGCTCGGTTTCCTCGTATCAGCATCCCGGTTAGCATACGGTTTAGCTAGAGAGAATGTGGCCTCGCCTAGGCTCGGCCTAGTGGATAAACGGCGGAGAACCCCGCACGTTAGCGTGGCTCTCTCCGGCCTCATCGCGGCTTTCGTGATCCTGATCACCGAGTACTTGCCGGAAGTTGCGGGCTGGAAGCTGAGGATCGGGGGCTTCGAGTACCAGCTGATAGATCTCGTCGGTAAAACTTCGAGTCTGGCAGTCCTAATGGCCTTCCTCCTGGTGAACGCGTCCCTGATCGCGCTCCGCGTGCGGAAGCCCGACGCGGCCAGGCCCTTCAGGGTCCCCTTATCGATCGGCAGAGTACCGCTGCTCCCCGCGATCGCGAACGTTCTGATAATCGCCTTCCTGGCCGTCAGCTTCAACGACTGGATCGTCTGGCTCAGCACGCTGCTCGTGATGGTGCTGGGCTGCCTACTCTACAAGAGACGTTGAATGGCGCACGGGTACACCGGCAGCTCACTACTCTCTTTTGTAGGCCCTGATCGCTCGTTCAGCGATTCTGTTTTTAATGGGTTCGGAAACGGGCATTCGTGAAGCAGCTTTGGCTTCTCTTCGCGGTGAACGCTCTGTACATGTTCGTCTCAGGATCCCTCTACCCCTTGCTCCCGCTGTACTTGGAGGCGTCCGGGGTGGGCCTCGTAGAGAGGGGGTTGATCCTTACCGCGGCCGCTGCGATCGGTGCGCTATCCTCCCTCTTCTGGGGGTACTTGTCGGACAGGACGGGTAGGCTCCGCGCTTACGTGCTTGCCAGTGGAGCGGGGCAATCCATCGTTTTCCTCCTGCTCGCGTTCCCCCAGAGCCTTTACAGCCAAATTATGCTCTACCTTGCATCCGTCTTCCTGGGCTCAGCTACCTTCACGCTGGTGATGGCTTCGGCCGGCGGGGAAAGCGACGTGAGCGGAGCTATGGGCAGCTTCTGGGCAGGGGGTTCACTCGGGTGGGCTTTGGGCACCGCTGTATCGGGGCAGGTCTTCGACCGCTTCGGCATACAATCCGTCTTTCTAATTTCGTCCGCCGTAACGGCTCTCTTCACCTTGGCCGCAATCAAGTGCGCGAGGGATCGAGCTGGGAGGCGGGAAAGGGGAGGGGGGCTCGCATTCAACGTAAAGCTTCTAGCCCTCCTTCTGCTCGTGTTCGTTTTCATATGCGTTGATGTGATCAAGAACCTGTACATCCCTCCCCACTACGCTTACAAGCTAGGGCTGGGGGCGGCAACAGCGATGCTCACGTTGAGCTTCACGAGCTGGCTGGAGGTCCCATCGATTATAGCGTTCGGGCGGCTGGCGAGGAGGGTGAGCCGGTGGGTCGTCTTCTCCCTCAGCCTACTGCTCGCTGCCCTCTACCTGGCTTTCAACTGCTTCGCTTCAAACGCGTTCCACGCTTTCGCGCTAATGGGCTTCTACAGCCTCGTATGGGGGTCCTTCAGCGTGTCGAGCAGCGCCCTCGTGGCTGAGCTCTCGCAATCCCTCGGTACCGCGTACGGCGCCTACAACATGGTCTTCTCGCTCGCCAACATCGCAGCGCCCACGATCGCGAGCCTAGTGATGGATAAGCTGGGCTACAACGCTCTCCTCACGATCTTCGCGGCTCTCTCCGCGGCTTCAAGCTTTACAGCCTACATGTGCCGCGAGCGAAAACGAGCGTGAAGAACCCAGCTTCCTTAATGCGCACTCATCAGAAGCCGCTGGAATCACGCTAATGACTTCGTGCACGAGTACGCTGTGGCCAAGCTGAAGCTGGTCGACCCCTCGGGCTATGCGTTTAGCAGAGCTTTACGACGCGCCGTCAGGAGACGTAAAGCCTCTTTACTGTAGAGAGTTCCCGAGCGATGCAGGGAGGTTCGCCGCAAGTTTTCAGGACCCTTGCAGGTTAGCAACCTGAGCCCTCGCAATAATGGATGGCAGAGATTCGTGGTTTTATGGGGTTTATGGGGCTCCCGGTTCGGCAAGCCTCCTGCCAACGACCGGGGCGTTGCGCCGGTCTACGAGGCTACGCGAGAGCTCTCCTCACAATCTTCGCGCTTTAGCGTTGCTGGGGTTTCTCGAGAAGCAGGGTTTTGATCTCGAATGGTTTGAAGCTCAGTCTTACGCTGGTACCCTTGCCTACCGGCTTGGGGTCCTCCTCGAGAAGGTTGGTCTCGTAAACGTCAAAGTGGTAGGGGAGCCTCAGTGCTACCTCGCGTCCCCTCCCCTCCACCTCGTACAGCCTGACAACGATGCCGTTGCCAGCCTCATTCAGCTTCACAGCCTCTACGATGATGCCGGGGCCGACCTCGAGGGCGCTCGCCGATGCAGGGAGGCTGCCTCCCTCCGCTTTCTTCTCCACCGGCCTGAGCCCAGCCCAAACCTCGTAAGCCCTCTCGTAGACCCTCCCAGCCTTGTAGTCTCCCGCGTGCGGGTAGAGGTAGTAGACGATCTCGTGGCGGCCGAGGTCCGACCACGGGTTCGGGTGTATTGGGGATTTGAGGAGGCTTAACCCAACCCTCGACCCCTTAACGCTGTAGCCGTGCCTCGTGGGAGCGATGATCGCCACGCCGCGCTCTCCGTCGGATAGGTCCATCCAGCGGAGGGCGGGAACCTCGTACTTGGCCTCGTCCCAGCGATCCTTCGGGATCGTCCTCCTTTCGACAACGCCGAAGGGCACTTCGAAGTGCGCGACTTCGCTCTTCACGCTGAACTCGAACCACGCCTTCAACAGGTAGCTCTTCTCTTGCCAGTTGATTGTCGTGCGGAACTCGATGAACCTCAAGCCCTTGTACAGCGTGACCCTCTGCCTAACGGTGGAGTTCCTAAAGCGGAGCTCGTACTCCACGGCTGCCGCAACGGGCCCGCTCATCACGATCCTCGGCTCCTGGGAAACCAGGGGGGCGTGGCCGGGAGACTCTATCGTCGACCTGTCAACGTCCCACGCGTCAAAGTTGCCGGGCTTGTCAGGGTGAGCTCGAAGCAGGTTGCTGGGAGCTGCGAGGAGCTCGGTGCCCAGCTGCTTATCGTAGAGCGAAAGGATGCTGCCGTCGCTACCCACCACCAGCCTGAGTAGCTCGTTCTCGAGGACGACGGTATCTCCTTCCACGCGAGCGGACGCTCCCCGCTCGACCGCGGCTCTGCCTCCCGGCAGGAGGGCTACGTAGCCCATGGCTGGGACCTCGACGAGCGCGAGGAGCTTTCCATCGACATCCTGAGCCTCCACAACCCTCCCGTCCGGGTAGGTGTAGCCGGCACCTGGCAGCTCGACAGGGAGCTTAACGGGCCAGGGCAGCGGGTTGAAGACGACGACGCTGCCCTTTGGCGCGTTTACGACGCCCGCCACGGCTTCCAGCGACCTGGCCGTGATCGCTCCGAGAAGGGTTATCGCGTCCTCCATGTCCCTGTAGGCCTCCACATAGGCCTCGTAGTTCGCGGAGCCTGGGAGCACGTCGTGGAACTGGCAGCGCAGGATCCGCTCCCAAGCTTCCTTTATCTCGCGAGCCGGGTAGGCGGACAACCCCAGCAGGTGGGCGGCCGTTGCCGCCAGCTCAGCCCAGCGGGCTTCACTCTCTGCCTTCGCCATCAGCTCCTTCATCCTTGCATTGGTCGTGTAAACGCCCCTGTGGAACTCGTTGTAGATCTCGCCCCTCCAGCGTGGCAGCTTGTCCTTCACCTTCAGCAGCTCGGACACGTAGTCGGCCTCGCTGGGCGCTTCAACGGGCTCGGGAAGCCCCGGCAGGTTGCGCAGGTGCTTCAGCCTCTCCAGCATGAGGAAGGTCGGCCCTCCCCCTCCGTCGCCGAAACCGTAGGCGTGTACGGCTGGTGCAACGTCCTTCTGCTTGTACCTCTCCCACAGACCCGCCAGCTCGCTGGAGGTTAGCGCGCCGTTGTAGGTGGCTACGATGATGTGCGCTACGACCTCGCTGCCGTCAAGGCCCTCCCAGATGAACGCGTGGTAGGGGAACTCGTTCGTGTCGTTCCACATCACCTTGTGGGTGACGAAGACTTCAATCCCCGCCTTCCTCATCAGCTGCGGCAGCTGAGCCGTGAACCCGAAGGTGTCGGGAAGCCAACCTATCCTGCTCTTCATACCGAACTTCTCCATGAAGTAGCGCTGCCCGTAGAGGAACTGCCTGGCGAGCGACTCACCTGTCACAAGCTGAGTGTCCGACTCGACCCACATGCCCCCGATCGGCAGCCAGAGCCCCTCCTTGACAAGCCTCTTGACCTCCTCAAACAGCTTCGGCGCCTGCTCCTCGAGCCACTTGTAGTTCTGAGCCCCGCTCTGGACGTAGGTGAAGCGGTAGCCGAGTTTAGCGAGGCCGACGACAGTGGAGAACGTCCTTACGACCTTCCT
The Thermofilaceae archaeon DNA segment above includes these coding regions:
- a CDS encoding HAD family hydrolase; amino-acid sequence: MRVKVVSLDLDGTLVSRDYVDYFWLELVPRLYAERWGLPLSEAKRRVLEQYDEVGPKDLRWYKPRYWFERFGLDSNLLLHALQEAAQLVKPYSDALELLRWASGRFRIVVCTSASREFVNIVFERVPELREHVSRVFSSVSDYALPGKPPEFYLKVLDELKIEPGELLHVGDDDEADCRVPRSLGIRAYVVDRSGERGLKSLLDLLPLLETDQP
- a CDS encoding HepT-like ribonuclease domain-containing protein → MEIKAVLAEALRCIEKARGLYPPKSEVELSALKWELYAALQNFLDAVAMLVSDLGLRKPASYSELGGVLVEAGLATSELKETIATVAKARNSLAHAYRRISLEDLGALIEGLLPAVVRSIEVLLRLSEDRGLDPHSGIESREADRLQQVFRKHGVLIAYLFGSRARGAARVDSDYDIAVLFGREVTLTDEIGLSLEIAKALLEPPEKVDVVALDRADPLLKLRVLREGKLLYALSDEYRRVWERRTYVEALAELDFYSVYLRRALKLRVKNP
- a CDS encoding APC family permease, with the translated sequence MGELKRELGLWYATLFGIGLILGAGIYVLVGRAAGLVGDAVWMSVAFSGLIAVFTALSYAELSSMFPFASSTFRYVAEAFPANRLLAFLAGWLLFFGAVSGAATASLGFASYFVALSGQIGLLVPASLALLALLTLLNWWGIKESAALSSIFTLVEATGLLIVIALGFLKPLRQPSYFSFNPSVDPLVAVMVGAAIFYFAYTGFEFQPTLSEETREAERVMPKAIVLATAVTTMLYLAVSLAAVRLMSWEELGVSKAPLADAVSRVWSEAGSLLMVIALFATTNTSLGFLVSASRLAYGLARENVASPRLGLVDKRRRTPHVSVALSGLIAAFVILITEYLPEVAGWKLRIGGFEYQLIDLVGKTSSLAVLMAFLLVNASLIALRVRKPDAARPFRVPLSIGRVPLLPAIANVLIIAFLAVSFNDWIVWLSTLLVMVLGCLLYKRR
- a CDS encoding MFS transporter, with protein sequence MKQLWLLFAVNALYMFVSGSLYPLLPLYLEASGVGLVERGLILTAAAAIGALSSLFWGYLSDRTGRLRAYVLASGAGQSIVFLLLAFPQSLYSQIMLYLASVFLGSATFTLVMASAGGESDVSGAMGSFWAGGSLGWALGTAVSGQVFDRFGIQSVFLISSAVTALFTLAAIKCARDRAGRRERGGGLAFNVKLLALLLLVFVFICVDVIKNLYIPPHYAYKLGLGAATAMLTLSFTSWLEVPSIIAFGRLARRVSRWVVFSLSLLLAALYLAFNCFASNAFHAFALMGFYSLVWGSFSVSSSALVAELSQSLGTAYGAYNMVFSLANIAAPTIASLVMDKLGYNALLTIFAALSAASSFTAYMCRERKRA
- a CDS encoding glycoside hydrolase family 38 C-terminal domain-containing protein, encoding MAVKLTPQEVDRRFFDLLASTIIDSRFVDEWVRNGQRVKLPFLTEARPDDVQVFENRFNLPKHEGAKWLLRLDISGNGLLLVDGEPYQGVDEQHKIAVLEPGNRAVRLEATPRRLFGESPHFFAFAGSTLAAVLWEGFHLSLALLDAMSLARRNPELMQHLAKAAAEIEITPSVLQLYTLQRLLYGHILPEGSPEYRGLRWDLAYVANVYGPSVARIELPDTPRPSIKEVLETIERVKAALPRGQPVGKVYLFGHAHIDTAWLWPFSETRRKVVRTFSTVVGLAKLGYRFTYVQSGAQNYKWLEEQAPKLFEEVKRLVKEGLWLPIGGMWVESDTQLVTGESLARQFLYGQRYFMEKFGMKSRIGWLPDTFGFTAQLPQLMRKAGIEVFVTHKVMWNDTNEFPYHAFIWEGLDGSEVVAHIIVATYNGALTSSELAGLWERYKQKDVAPAVHAYGFGDGGGGPTFLMLERLKHLRNLPGLPEPVEAPSEADYVSELLKVKDKLPRWRGEIYNEFHRGVYTTNARMKELMAKAESEARWAELAATAAHLLGLSAYPAREIKEAWERILRCQFHDVLPGSANYEAYVEAYRDMEDAITLLGAITARSLEAVAGVVNAPKGSVVVFNPLPWPVKLPVELPGAGYTYPDGRVVEAQDVDGKLLALVEVPAMGYVALLPGGRAAVERGASARVEGDTVVLENELLRLVVGSDGSILSLYDKQLGTELLAAPSNLLRAHPDKPGNFDAWDVDRSTIESPGHAPLVSQEPRIVMSGPVAAAVEYELRFRNSTVRQRVTLYKGLRFIEFRTTINWQEKSYLLKAWFEFSVKSEVAHFEVPFGVVERRTIPKDRWDEAKYEVPALRWMDLSDGERGVAIIAPTRHGYSVKGSRVGLSLLKSPIHPNPWSDLGRHEIVYYLYPHAGDYKAGRVYERAYEVWAGLRPVEKKAEGGSLPASASALEVGPGIIVEAVKLNEAGNGIVVRLYEVEGRGREVALRLPYHFDVYETNLLEEDPKPVGKGTSVRLSFKPFEIKTLLLEKPQQR